TCTTGATATCCTTAATATAGATTATACTAACAGAGAGTTCAAATATGGTCTTTCCAGTCTTCATGCATGGATTCGATTTTTTGAGATGTTATTGCACattgcatataaaaaagaaacaagaaagtGGCAAGCAAGATCTAAAGAACACAAAGAAAAGGCATCTGTAGCTAAACAAAAGATTCAGACtgattttatgaacaaaatgggACTTGTTGTTGATTTCCCTAAAAGTGGTGGTTCTGGAACAAGTAATGATGGCAATACCTCAAGgcgtttttagtttttgatcaACTTAGTTCTAAATTTGAGTTTGTCCACcatgttttgtccgatactgtatatatatatatatatatatatatatatatatatatatatatatatatatatatatatatatatatatatatatatatatatatacatgtataccagatatatatgtataaactattgaagaatcatttaacatcataattttattaataataataaataataacatttttttgtataacgGTTTAATGAATGCTTTCGAGTCTATTCCGTAAGCGCATATTCCGAAGAGCTCCTGCCGTAAGGACTGTTTCGCAAGTATTCAttccaaatgatttttttcgCAAGTTTCTTTTCGTAAAGGGTTATtgcgttattattattaatttttttcgtatAATGCGTTTCGGAAGGTAAATTGCGCTTGTACAACTTCCGAAATAGCAACTTGAAATACGGAAGATaaaaatgcgaaattttcgtaagtttttgtttacggcgaacaaccctagtttGCATAAACAtagttataactaaaaattatttgaattaataaatatatagttgtttacgtaattatcataaaaaatcattaattatgAAATCATTATTAGTAAACTTTAATGATTGTTGGATTAATTTATCAGGTAACCAAAAAAAATCGTGCGGTTTTTtcgtatataataaaaacacacaaaacGACAAAAGTAAGTACATTTATTCATCAAAATAGTCACCATTAGCATCTAAAACCTTTTCCCAACGTAAAACAAGCTTATTTTTTCCAATTCTAAAAAATTCTCGGTCCTTTGAGTCTATAAAAGCTTTCAACTCCATTTCAACCGCGTCTTGGTCTCGGAACTGCTGTCCTTTTAAATGATTTCCCAGGGAAAGGAAAAAATGGAAATCAGTAGGGGAGAGGTCTGGCGAGTATGGTGGATGAGGCAAACTCTCCCAACCAAGGCTTTGGAGCTTGTCCTGAGTCACGCGAGTGGTGTGCGGTCTCGCGTTGTCGTGGAGAAGTAGAACTCCTCTCCTGTGCACCAGTGCAGGCTGCTTTACAAGCAACAGGTCGTGAACTCGTTGCAGCTGTGCTGAGTAGACCAGTCCAGTAATGGTTTGGCCTGTTGGGAGCAGCTCGTAATGCACCACACCAGCTGTAGTCCACCAAATGCAGAGCAAAACCTTCCGCTTGTGGAGATTGGGCTTAGGTGTCTTTGGGATGGGGTCATCGGGGGACAACCAATGGTAGCAACGCTTGGTATTGTTGTACACAATCCATTTTTCGTCGCATGTCATTAAACGATCAAGAAAAGGCTCAACATTGTGGCGTGATAAGAGTGATGTGCAGATCGTAAGCCGTTGCTTCTTGTTGTCGATCGAGAATTTGTGCGGAACCCACCGACTCAGCTTCCACGCTTTCCCAATCGCATGCAGATGCAGGCGGATAGTTTCAACACTCACAGCAAACCTCACTGCAAGTTCTTGGCAAGTTTGGCTGGAGTCAGACTCGACAGCGTCCTTCAGTTCATCCTCATCAACCAACAATGGGCGTCCAGAACGCGGCAGTTCTTCGATGGACTCATCTCCCGAAGAGAATCTCTGAAACCACTTCTGTGCTGTGCGTTCACTTACTGTACCTTCTCCAAATGCTGTGCAGATGTTTTTGGCCGCTTGTGTTGCATTCCTTCCAAGTTTGAACTCGTAAAGTAAGCAAGATCGAATAATCGTTGGTTGGGTTGCCATCCTTTCTTTACACAAAACCTTTCCTGTAAGCTCGTTACAAACCTACACTATATATGCAGCAATTGCGCGTGACACACGCGTTCTATTACGCAACAAAGCTACTTGCCTTGTGCGATGTGGGTGTtgtaaaaaatgctaaaaacaaTTCAATTACCAAAAACAGCACGAACTTTTTTGGTTACctaatactaataaataaatagtataacaAATCCACtaactgtattattttttatataacaaatcaaAACCATTACATCATTATTAGTAAACTATAATGATTAATagattaatatttatatttaaataactttttttttaagtaaagtttttatgaaaatatattgagTTGTTGGAATCAATCGAATTGATGGAATTGATTGAATCTATAAAATCGGTAgaatcttaatttaattttaagggTTCGAtgtaaacttatataaaaaattttttttttaagtttacaaataatgagttttatacaaataaagaaaatataagagtcactttgttataaaatgtcaattttattcgattaaaattcttttattaaagatttattaaataacaatgccattaaatataatatttttaatgctattaTTTTTCTAACGCTTTATTCTAAGTTTGTAATAATAGGTAAATGCACGTCAGTTTATAATGGTTGTATTGAATTTcgatacatttaaaatatttgtaacaaCCTCATTGTTTGATACTGCACCCGTACCAAACGATTAAACGATTATGCATTAAACGATTATcttatgcattaaaaataatttagtatcTCTGTAAACAAAAATGGAACATCAAAGTCAAAAACCATCATCAAAAAGTTTCATGCAAATTGGCACTGGCTTTTGGGCATCGAAAGTACTTTTGAGTGCAGCAAAATTGGTGCTTTTCACAAAACttgcagaaaaaaaatcaatgtcagcccatgaaataaaatcaagtttaaagtTAAACTGTACCGATCgaaatttgtttgattttttagacACACTAACAACATTTGGTTTTTTAGAGAGAGAAGGATTACTCGATACtgcaatttattcaaataacatTAACACAGACTTTTTTTTGGACAAATAGAAACTCACTTATATTGGTGAAATGCTAGAAATGCTAAACAACAGATTGTATGAAATTTGGGGTAACTTTGAAGAAGCATAGTTAACAGGACGTCCACAGAATGAAGCAAAAAATGGAGgaaatatttctaattttttgtacttagatacattaaaattaaatgattttatacaCTCAATGTTTACAGATGAAGAATTTCATACTCTTAGCTCAAAACTttgacttttcaaaatataaaacattagttGATATAGGTGGCGCGGCAGGAATATTATCTTTGATGGTTGCAAAAAATCACTCTCATATGAGCTGTATTTCTTGGGATTTACCTCCAGTCTCTCTGATTCCCAATAAAGTTATTGAAAGCTATCAATTGCAAGATcgtgtaaaaataaattgcgGTGATTTTTTTAAGGACGAATTTCCCAAAGCCAATATCATAACAATGGGAAACATTTTACATATTTGGGATGAAAAAACGAAgttaatgttgtttaaaaaaacttacgaCGCTTTGCCAAGGGGGTGGAGTTTTTATTGCTATTGAAAATGTAATTGACGACGAACGAAAGAAAAATGCTGGAGGTTTGTTAATGAGTTTGAATAGGTTAGTTGAAACTGGAGCTGGTTTTGACTACACATTTGCTGATTTTAATATATGGTCTAAagaaatttgatttaaatcaaCATCGATTATTCCTCTTTCAGGACCAACAAGTGCTGCAATCGCTTTCAAATAATATACGTTAGTATTAGCTTAGATAATGTTGGcgctacattttttttttaacattttttatttaataaacatttaaaattttttacaatgaaataattaaaGGTGTACCCCTCTGATTTTAAATCTtagtatttttacaaaaattaattaatggtaacataattatagtaaatgtttttttgaaaatctataCTTTTGCCATGGTAATCACTTAATACCACCAAAATGACTTTACGTTGgccaaaatataaagaaatggTCATATTTTCACAACTCAAAACTAAATCATAATGTTGTCATAAAACAGGGCTGTAGTATATAGTGGAACAGATTTTTCATAACTTATCacgtaatataataatatcaaaaccaCAAAAGTGCGACCAAAGATCAAATAATATACGCTTTCAAATAATATACGTaagtattagtttaaataatattggtgTTACATTTTATCTAACATTTCacttttaatacatttttaatttttttactatgaaattaTTGAGCAAtgtaaagtattaaaaaaaataattaaaatattttgtttaaagaaatctGCAGGTTTTACAACTTAATCATGATGAAAATTGTTTCTTATAAGTTAACAGTTACTTTACACCCACCTCTTGGGGTTGCATCATACACcacaattttataataatttatttatttttttaacaattttattttattttattttttttaaacatcttcgcttccaacaaggctgcaagcagcCACTAAttaaagttggaagttactgtaagagaaaagatgaagattgtagagcaagataacgattgacggacgatttaaaagattgcaaattatatgaatcaggaaagcaagatgaaggaagcgaattccaaagagctgatgttcgaggaaaaaaactagacgaataagcgtttttggagcacttaggaacagtcacagaaaaaggatgacacttaattgaatgacgagtaacacgagaatgaattttagtagatggcacaagagacgctagctctttagagcattatagtatttgtagaaaagagaaagagaagcaacattacgacgatgtgataatggttgaaggttggctgcaagagcaggtccaactatgtttacaatgcgtttttgcaccttgtctaaaagagaaagggcatcattagatgatccgccccagatatggcaacagtatttcatacaaggccggatttgagatttatagagatagagaatagaatccagagtaagaaagtggcgagctcgataaagagatgcaaccttagcagatgctaattttgcaaccgatttgatatatggtttccaagaaagattggaagtagagttaatcctagaagatgaagagtaggtgactcatcgagtacatcaccgttcataaatataggaagatctaaattattgcgataacgattgtctgaaaaaaattgagttttatctgaattaaagttcaccagccgctgtgagccccatgctgtagcagaagtgagatccttttcaagctcaaatgccccctccaggCAATCAGAGGGTGTTGGTTTCTTATCacgacaagaataaatggtagtatcatcagcaaacaatgccaccttagatgtgagaatatctggaagatcgttaatgtaaattaaaaagagtatagggccaaggatagaaccttgaggaacccctgaagttacagaataagaagaagagtgttgtccatcgaggacaacttttatgcTACGATtagaaaggaaggattcaatgatcttaaagatgttgccggatacacc
This genomic interval from Hydra vulgaris chromosome 01, alternate assembly HydraT2T_AEP contains the following:
- the LOC136074283 gene encoding histone-lysine N-methyltransferase SETMAR-like; this translates as MATQPTIIRSCLLYEFKLGRNATQAAKNICTAFGEGTVSERTAQKWFQRFSSGDESIEELPRSGRPLLVDEDELKDAVESDSSQTCQELAVRFAVSVETIRLHLHAIGKAWKLSRWVPHKFSIDNKKQRLTICTSLLSRHNVEPFLDRLMTCDEKWIVYNNTKRCYHWLSPDDPIPKTPKPNLHKRKVLLCIWWTTAGVVHYELLPTGQTITGLVYSAQLQRVHDLLLVKQPALVHRRGVLLLHDNARPHTTRVTQDKLQSLGWESLPHPPYSPDLSPTDFHFFLSLGNHLKGQQFRDQDAVEMELKAFIDSKDREFFRIGKNKLVLRWEKVLDANGDYFDE